In one window of Primulina tabacum isolate GXHZ01 chromosome 8, ASM2559414v2, whole genome shotgun sequence DNA:
- the LOC142552739 gene encoding putative ascorbate-specific transmembrane electron transporter 1, producing MALERSLSYNASSALPVTLFTHVVAIALITLLLVWLLHFREGVAFKSDVEAKIFNLHPLLMVIGFVLLSGEAILAYKTVPAIKKWPKLIHLVVHLVALGAGIVGIYAVFKFHSNKGIAHMYSFHSWLGMSTICLYALQWLSSFFLFVYPRVQESTRKRLAPWHAVSGIIIFFMVILSAETGLVEKFFFSGLQQNQEALVVNLTALLIFVFAASVVASVLYY from the exons ATGGCTCTCGAAAGAAGCTTAAGCTACAATGCGTCGTCGGCGCTTCCGGTGACTCTTTTCACACATGTTGTGGCAATAGCATTGATCACTCTACTCCTTGTTTGGCTGCTTCATTTCAGGGAAGGCGTTGCTTTTAAATCAGATGTGGAAGCCAAGATTTTTAAT TTGCATCCACTGCTGATGGTTATTGGTTTTGTCTTACTCTCTGGTGAAG CAATTTTGGCATACAAGACCGTGCCGGCTATTAAGAAATGGCCGAAACTGATTCATTTGGTGGTGCATTTGGTGGCACTCGGGGCCGGAATCGTGGGGATTTATGCAGTCTTCAAGTTTCACAGTAACAAGGGAATTGCCCACATGTATTCCTTCCATTCTTGGTTAGGCATGTCCACTATCTGCCTTTATGCTTTGCAG TGGCTATCCTCTTTCTTCTTGTTCGTTTATCCACGAGTACAAGAATCAACAAGGAAAAGGCTAGCACCGTGGCACGCAGTATCAGGCATCATCATCTTCTTCATGGTCATTTTAAGCGCAGAAACTGGACTGGTCGAGAAATTCTTCTTCTCGGGTTTACAACAAAATCAAGAAGCACTTGTAGTTAACCTCACTGCGCTCTTAATCTTCGTGTTTGCAGCGTCTGTTGTTGCAAGTGTTCTCTACTATTAG